The following DNA comes from Mesorhizobium sp. B2-1-8.
CGCTGTGCGACCAGCATGGCGTGCTGTGGGTCGCCGACGAAGTGCAGTGCGGTTATGGCCGCTCGGGCCGCTTCTATGCCTTCGAGCATTATGGCGTCGTGCCTGATGTGACGGCATTGGCCAAGTCTCTGGGCGCCGGCAAGGCCGCGGTCGGCGCGATGATTTCGCGTCGCGAAATCTACATGAAGGCCTATGGCACGCCGAAAACGGCGATGATCCACGCCATGGCCACCTTCGGCGGCATGGGCGAGGCATGTGCCACCGCGATCGAGGGCATCAACGTGCTTTACGACGAGGGGCTGATCGACAACGCCGCGATCACCGGCGACTATCTGCTGACCCGCTTGCAGGCGCTGAAAGAAAAATATCCGAAGATCATCAAGGACGTGCGTGGCAGGGGTTTGATGATCGGCCTGGAGTTCCACGACTTCTCGCAGACCTTGCCGATGGTGCTGCGCCCCATCGTCAGCGTGCTCGACGACAAGCTGAAAGGCTCGCTGTCCGGCTTCGTCGGCGCGCTGCTCTTGCGCGACTATGACGTGCTCGTCGCCTTCACCGAATACAACCGCAACGTCATCCGGCTCGAGCCGCCGCTGATCTGCCAGCGCGAACATGTCGACCGTTTCGTCGACGCCTTCGACAGCCTGCTGTCACGCGGCATCGTGGCGATCGTGAAGGACTTCGTGAAAAGCCAGGTCCGTTGAACGTTCGCTGATCAGACATGCTGACCACGTCGCCCGCTCCGCAAAATCCACTCGACCGGTTCGCCGAAGCCGGTCTGGCGTGGGGCGAGCGGACTTATGCACGGCTGGCGGCTCCGATCGGTGCGGCGGCCTTCGCGCTCTATATCCTTTTGACGGCGTTCACGGCCTGGGTAATGCCCGATGCCAACTGGGACATCCTGCCCTATCTCGCGATAGCCGAGGAGGGCGCCCATCCCGATGCGCAGGCGCTGCATGACTATGCCTTCAACACCGTCAAATCGGGTGTGTCGGCCGGCGACTACAAGGCGCTGACCGACGATGGCGGCGGTTTTCGCAGCCACATGGCGCAGAACGCCGCCGACTTCCATTCGCTGCTCGGCATGTACCGGATCAAGTTTCTCTATGCCGAGATCCTGTCGACGCTGGGTTCCGTAATGTCGCCGATCGAGGCGATGCGGCTGGTGCAGGTGTTTTCGGTACTGCTGTTCGGCGCGATCACATTGCTCTGGCTGCGTGGGGAAAAGGCATTGGCGTTGGCGCCGGTGGTCGGCGCGGTCCTGATCATGGCCGATTTCGGCGATGCGGCGCGCGCCTCGACGCCTGATCTGCTCACGTCGGCGCTGCTGCTCGGAGGGCTCTATGCCTATATTAGAGGCCGCGAGGCGGCGACGGCGATCCTGCTCTTCCTTGCCTTCATGGTGCGGCCTGACAACATTGTTTTCCTTGCCGTTTTCGCAGTGCTGCTGGTCGTGTTCCGGCAGAAGGCATGGGGCGCATTGGCGGGCTTCGCCGCCTCGCTGGTCGCTTATTTCGCCATTTCGCATTGGGCGCATCATCCAGGCTGGTGGCCGCATCTGTGGTTCTCCAGCATCGAACAGCACTACAACATGGACGAGTTCGAGCCGGCTTTTTCCATCACCGCCTATCTCCGGGCGTTTGCCGCCTCGCTGCTGCGCGCCGTCAATCTGAACAGCTGGGTCGGGGTCTCGGTGCTGGCGCTGGCCGGCTGGTTTGCGGCCAACCGTGCCGGCTTCGGGCTCGGTCGCCGCGCCGGTATCCTGTTTGCGGCGCTGGTGCTCGGTGCGCTGGCCAAATTCACCGTCTTCCCGATCCACGACACGCGCATCTATTTTCCGCATCTGGTCCCGCCCTTCCTGCTGCTGGCATCGCCCTTCATGGCGCTGTGGGCGGCGGTCGCCCGCGGCCAGCACCGCGTCGCCTTGCACGTCATACCAAGAGACAAATCATGAGCTCAGTTTCCAGCCTGGCGCGCATTGCCCTGTCGCTTGGCCTTCCCGCCGGCCTGCTGGATCGCGGGCCATCGCTGCGCGGCACCAAGTTCCTCGCCAAAGCGGCGCTGGAGGCACGCTTCGGTGGTAGCGGCCGGCCATTCCAGATGGTCAATGTGGGCGCCTGCGATGGTGCGCTGTTCGATGACGTGACGCCGTGGCTGCACCGCATTCCAACGGCCCGCGCCATGCTGGTCGAGCCAATCCCGTACAACCAGAAACGGCTGCGCGCCAATTATCCCGACACGGACCGCTTCGTCATCGAACCGGTGGCAGTGACGAGGACAAAAGGTACGATCACCGTCCACACCTTTGACGCGGCCGCGCTCGAGGCCGGCACGCTGCCGATCGAGTTCATTGGCTGCTCGTCGGTCACGGACACCAATCTGATGTCGGGCAAGAATGCCTGGGGCGAGGCCGACGCGAATTTCAACAAGTTCGCGCCGCACCTGAAAGACATCGAGGTGCCATCGGAGACCTTGCAGACATTGCTTGACCGCAATGGCATCACCCATATCGATGCCTTCCTCGTCGATTGCGAAGGCGCAGACTGGATCGTATTCGAGCAGCTCGACCTCAAGCGCTATCGTCCCGGCATGATCAAGGTCGAGGTCGGTGCTCTGCCTGCCCTGGAGATCGGTCAGGTCGTGGTCAAGCTGAAGACGGCGGGCTACCAGGTCGGTTTCCAGGCCGAGGATGTCTGGGCATTTGCCTGATGGGTAGCTGTTTTCCCTGATTTGGGAGGGGTCGCGCCGCATCCGCGGCGTGTCGCAAACAGGCGGTAGCGCCGTGCCCGTCGCCTGCATATTGTGCGCCGATCAAACGGGCGCCGAAGCCGCCCGCAACAGCATTCTGGAGTCGCGGGCAATGGCAGAGTTTCCGAAAAAGGCGAAGGTCGTCATCGTAGGCCTCGGCGGCATTGTCGGCGCATCGATCGCCCATCATCTGATCGAGCGCGGTTGGGACGACATTGTCGGGATCGACAAGTCGGGCATCCCGACCGACATCGGCTCGACCGCGCACGCTTCCGACTTCTGCTACACCACCAGCCACGATTTCCTGTCGTGCTGGACGACGCTCTATTCCATCGATTTCTACGAGAAGATGGGTAATTATGCGCGCGTCGGCGGCTTGGAAGTCGCCCGTGTCGGCGACGATAGCCGCATGGACGAGATCAAGCGCAAGATCGCTTCGGCCAAGGCTTTCGGCACGCGCGCACGCCTGATCGAACCCGCCGAGATCAAGGAAAAATTCCCACTGATCGAACAGGATCTGGTGCAGGGCGGTCTTTGGGATCCCGATGCCGGTCTCGTCATTCCGCGCTCGCAGACCGTTGCCGGCAAGCTGGTCGACCAGGCGGAAGCCTCCGGCAAGCTCAAATCCTTCGCCAACACGCCGGCGAAGTCGCTTGTCGTCAAGGACGGCCGCATCAGCGCCGTGGTGACCGATCGCGGCACGATCGAGGCCGACTACGTCATCGTCTGCGCCGGCATCTGGGGCCGGCTCATCGCCGAAATGGTCGGCGAGGACCTGCCGGTCATGCCGATCGACCATCCGCTGACCTTCTTCGGCCCGTACACCGAGTTCGCCGGCACCGGCAAGGAGATCGGCTGGCCGCTGCTGCGCGACCAGGGCAACTCGGCCTATATGCGTGACACCGGCGACCCCAAGACCGCCGAGGGCGGCCAGATCGAATGGGGCTATTACGAAGAGACCAATCCGCGCCTTTGCCACCCCCGCGATCTGCTGGAGAAGGACCAGGCACGGCTGTCGCCGTCGCAGCGCGATCTCGACATGGAGCAGATCCTGGCGCCGCTCGAACGCGCCATGGAACTGACGCCGATCCTGGGCGAACTCGGCTACAACGAAAGCCATTCATTCAACGGCCTGCTGCAGGTGACGGCCGACGGCGGCCCATCCATGGGCGAAAGCCAGAAGGTGAGGGGGCTTTGGTATGCCGTCGCCATCTGGGTCAAGGACGGCCCCGGCATGGGCAAGCTGATCGCCGACTGGATGACGGACGGCCGCACCGAGATCGACCATCACGCCATCGACTATGCCCGCTTCTATCCGCACCAGACCAAGGAACAGTTCATCTGGGATCGCTGCACCGAGACGGCGATGAAGGTATACAATCCGGCGGTGCATCCGCGTGAACCCTTCTCCAAGGCCCGCAACATCAGGCGCTCGCCGTTCTGGGAGCGCGAGAAGGAACTCGGCGGCTATTTCATGGAGCTCGGCGGCTGGGAGCGTGCGCATGGCTATGCCGCCAACGAGCATCTGCTCGAGAAGTATGGCAACCGGGTGCCGGTGCGCGAGAACGAATGGGACAACCGCCATTTCTGGCGCGTCTCCAACGCAGAGCATCTGGCGATGAGCGAGGATTGCGGCATCGTCAATCTCTCGCATTTCTCGATGTATGACCTCGAAGGGCCCGACCATGTCGCGCTGCTGGAATGGCTGTGCGCGGCCAAGATCGGCGGCGACAACAACATCGGCAAGGGCATCTACACCCACTTCCTCGATGAGGAAGGCATGGTGCGCGCCGACTTCACCGTGATCCGCATGGCGGACCGCTGCCGGCTGATCGACGGCGCCGACGCCGGGCCGCGCGACTTCCAGTACATGCGCCGTACGGCTCAGGACAAAGGGTTCGACGTCACCATCACCGATGTGACCGAGAAGTACGTCACCATCGGCATCTGGGGACCGAACGCGCGGACGACCTTGAAGAAGGTGGTCGAGAACCCGGATGGGCTTTCGCCGGAGAATTTTCCATTCGCGGCCATCAAGCCGGTCAGGATCGGCGGCAAGGATGTCACCGCCTTCCGCATCTCCTATGTCGGCGAGCAGGGCTGGGAACTTCATATGCGCTACGAGGACGGTCTGGCCGTCTGGGACGCGCTGCGCTCGACAGGCGTCATGCCGTTCGGCGTCGAGACCTACGCCAACACCCGCCGGATGGAAAAGAGCCTGCGGCTGCAGAACGCCGACCTTCTGACCGAGTATAATCTGCTGGAAGCCGATCTCGCCCGACCGAAGGTCAAGGAGAACGATTTCTGCG
Coding sequences within:
- a CDS encoding FkbM family methyltransferase → MSSVSSLARIALSLGLPAGLLDRGPSLRGTKFLAKAALEARFGGSGRPFQMVNVGACDGALFDDVTPWLHRIPTARAMLVEPIPYNQKRLRANYPDTDRFVIEPVAVTRTKGTITVHTFDAAALEAGTLPIEFIGCSSVTDTNLMSGKNAWGEADANFNKFAPHLKDIEVPSETLQTLLDRNGITHIDAFLVDCEGADWIVFEQLDLKRYRPGMIKVEVGALPALEIGQVVVKLKTAGYQVGFQAEDVWAFA
- a CDS encoding GcvT family protein, which gives rise to MAEFPKKAKVVIVGLGGIVGASIAHHLIERGWDDIVGIDKSGIPTDIGSTAHASDFCYTTSHDFLSCWTTLYSIDFYEKMGNYARVGGLEVARVGDDSRMDEIKRKIASAKAFGTRARLIEPAEIKEKFPLIEQDLVQGGLWDPDAGLVIPRSQTVAGKLVDQAEASGKLKSFANTPAKSLVVKDGRISAVVTDRGTIEADYVIVCAGIWGRLIAEMVGEDLPVMPIDHPLTFFGPYTEFAGTGKEIGWPLLRDQGNSAYMRDTGDPKTAEGGQIEWGYYEETNPRLCHPRDLLEKDQARLSPSQRDLDMEQILAPLERAMELTPILGELGYNESHSFNGLLQVTADGGPSMGESQKVRGLWYAVAIWVKDGPGMGKLIADWMTDGRTEIDHHAIDYARFYPHQTKEQFIWDRCTETAMKVYNPAVHPREPFSKARNIRRSPFWEREKELGGYFMELGGWERAHGYAANEHLLEKYGNRVPVRENEWDNRHFWRVSNAEHLAMSEDCGIVNLSHFSMYDLEGPDHVALLEWLCAAKIGGDNNIGKGIYTHFLDEEGMVRADFTVIRMADRCRLIDGADAGPRDFQYMRRTAQDKGFDVTITDVTEKYVTIGIWGPNARTTLKKVVENPDGLSPENFPFAAIKPVRIGGKDVTAFRISYVGEQGWELHMRYEDGLAVWDALRSTGVMPFGVETYANTRRMEKSLRLQNADLLTEYNLLEADLARPKVKENDFCGKAKHVGYRERAHQPAMLCTLVMTENKDSRGVARYPVGIMPVMDPESGETLVDELGRRSFTTSVAYGPTIGKNIALAYLPWAYAQEGRKLAVEYFGETYPVEVASVGYKPLYDPENLKPRS